One region of Flavobacterium sp. GSB-24 genomic DNA includes:
- a CDS encoding SDR family oxidoreductase has product MAVNTKIALVTGGSRGLGKNMAIAIAKKGIDVIITYNSKKEEADLVVKEIENLGQRAASLQLNVAESSTFDAFFTAVESTLKSVFNTDKFDFLVNNAGIGIHNSFIGTTEAEFDQLTNIQFKGPFFLTQKGLNIMNDGGGVVNISTGLARFSFPGYAAYAAMKGAIETLTKYQAKELGARKIKVNVVAPGAIETDFGGGVVRDNEQMNQQIASVTALGRVGLPDDIGGVVAFLCTEEARWINAQRIEVSGGMML; this is encoded by the coding sequence ATGGCAGTAAATACAAAAATAGCTCTGGTTACAGGCGGAAGCAGAGGTTTAGGAAAAAATATGGCAATTGCTATTGCTAAAAAAGGAATTGACGTAATTATCACTTACAACAGCAAAAAAGAAGAAGCTGATTTGGTGGTGAAAGAAATTGAAAATTTAGGTCAGAGAGCGGCTTCGCTTCAATTAAATGTGGCTGAGTCAAGTACTTTTGATGCATTTTTTACAGCAGTAGAATCAACTTTAAAAAGTGTTTTTAATACTGATAAATTTGACTTTTTGGTAAACAACGCTGGAATCGGAATTCACAATTCTTTCATTGGAACAACTGAAGCGGAATTTGATCAATTGACTAATATTCAGTTCAAAGGTCCGTTTTTCTTAACCCAAAAAGGATTAAATATAATGAATGACGGCGGCGGAGTCGTAAATATTTCTACAGGTTTAGCTAGATTCTCGTTCCCTGGTTATGCTGCTTATGCTGCAATGAAAGGGGCAATTGAAACCTTAACTAAATATCAGGCAAAAGAATTAGGCGCTAGAAAAATCAAAGTAAATGTTGTGGCCCCAGGCGCAATCGAAACAGATTTTGGCGGCGGAGTGGTTCGCGATAATGAACAAATGAACCAACAAATAGCTTCTGTAACCGCTTTAGGAAGAGTTGGTTTACCTGACGATATTGGTGGTGTCGTAGCTTTTTTATGTACTGAAGAAGCTCGCTGGATAAATGCACAACGTATTGAAGTTTCTGGTGGGATGATGCTTTAA
- a CDS encoding response regulator transcription factor encodes MRDAKKCIIVDDEPAAHYVLANYIKQNPQLELVFQGYNGIEAMNYLRENTVDLMFLDINMPEISGMELLKILPTHPKTILTTAYSEFALESYDYGVIDYLLKPIYFPRFLKAIDRFFATENGKQKPEEAINSVNVKVDGYLMNIELDQLLFAQSFGNYVKLHTTKRTYLASITTTEFEKCLPEKSFMRIHKSYIVALDKIEVTEKDFVVIKNEKIPIGITYKRELTDRLKKLEL; translated from the coding sequence ATGAGAGACGCAAAAAAATGCATTATTGTAGACGACGAACCAGCGGCGCATTATGTTTTGGCGAATTACATCAAACAGAATCCGCAGTTAGAATTGGTTTTTCAAGGCTATAATGGCATTGAAGCAATGAATTATCTCAGAGAAAATACAGTTGATTTGATGTTTCTGGATATTAATATGCCTGAAATTTCTGGAATGGAACTGCTGAAAATTCTTCCAACACATCCAAAAACTATTTTAACAACCGCTTATTCTGAATTTGCTTTAGAAAGCTACGATTACGGCGTAATTGATTATCTGCTGAAACCGATTTATTTTCCAAGGTTTTTAAAAGCAATTGATCGTTTTTTTGCCACAGAAAATGGAAAACAAAAACCAGAAGAAGCAATTAATTCGGTTAACGTAAAAGTCGACGGCTATTTGATGAATATCGAATTGGATCAGCTTTTGTTTGCGCAGAGTTTTGGCAACTACGTAAAGCTGCACACGACAAAAAGAACTTATCTGGCATCGATTACAACAACTGAATTTGAGAAATGCCTTCCGGAAAAGAGTTTTATGCGCATTCATAAATCGTATATAGTTGCTTTGGATAAAATTGAGGTAACCGAAAAAGATTTTGTAGTTATTAAAAACGAAAAAATTCCAATAGGAATTACTTATAAAAGAGAACTTACCGACAGATTAAAAAAGCTGGAATTATAA
- a CDS encoding histidine kinase encodes MNKKVDNILDNKWWQEVAVVLFSFTIYTLKNDWMLFSSFISILMGVFFYCILYMHAQFNRFFLLPILFKANKPFTYIILTLFGVFVFSVVLYEITMLDMFAKCHLYQNSHQRSYAYQLASVLGTLVCILSPIIVFKFYRIHRKQTDAALLFNQMQLNSLKGQLNPHFLFNTFNTLYGISLQFPDRTPDLIMKVSQLMRYQLESNSKQCVSLEDELEFINSYVQLEKERVGYRCDITFDADIDNENAYKISPMLLIAFIENAFKHGTCAIENCYVKITITVKEGLLNLHVTNSIPKKNDVISTKIGLKNTIERLNLIYGKDYKLDIQDDKQTYIVDLEIQLKKFVG; translated from the coding sequence ATGAACAAAAAAGTCGATAATATATTGGATAACAAATGGTGGCAGGAGGTTGCTGTTGTCCTTTTTTCATTTACAATTTATACCTTAAAAAATGATTGGATGTTATTTAGTTCATTCATTTCGATTTTAATGGGGGTATTTTTCTATTGTATTTTATACATGCACGCCCAATTTAACCGTTTCTTTCTCCTTCCAATTTTATTCAAAGCAAACAAACCTTTTACGTATATCATATTGACATTGTTTGGAGTTTTTGTATTTTCTGTTGTATTGTACGAAATCACAATGCTGGATATGTTTGCCAAATGTCATTTGTATCAAAACTCGCATCAAAGAAGTTACGCTTATCAATTGGCCAGCGTTTTAGGAACTTTAGTCTGTATTCTGAGTCCGATAATTGTTTTTAAGTTTTATCGTATCCACAGAAAACAAACCGATGCGGCTTTATTGTTCAATCAAATGCAGTTAAATTCTTTGAAAGGACAATTGAATCCGCATTTTTTGTTCAATACTTTTAATACACTTTACGGAATAAGTCTTCAATTTCCAGACCGAACACCAGATTTGATCATGAAAGTTTCGCAGCTCATGCGTTATCAATTGGAAAGTAACAGTAAACAATGCGTTTCTTTAGAAGACGAATTGGAGTTTATAAACAGTTATGTTCAGCTTGAAAAAGAACGTGTTGGCTATCGCTGTGACATTACATTTGATGCTGATATTGACAACGAAAACGCTTATAAAATTTCGCCAATGCTTTTAATTGCATTTATTGAAAATGCCTTTAAACACGGAACTTGTGCAATTGAAAACTGCTATGTAAAAATTACGATTACGGTAAAAGAAGGATTACTAAATCTGCATGTTACCAATTCGATTCCGAAGAAAAATGATGTGATTTCGACTAAAATCGGCTTAAAAAACACAATCGAACGTTTGAATTTAATTTATGGGAAAGATTATAAATTAGATATTCAAGACGATAAACAGACTTATATTGTTGATTTGGAAATACAACTTAAAAAGTTTGTAGGATGA
- a CDS encoding TolC family protein has product MYFKKITILFLLIFASIGYSQTLSLKEAVKTGLENYGSIRAKTNYTNASKETLKQSRRDYLPNLNLSAQQDYGTVNGQNGPLYGFGGLGVASSGLPLPEQNWNSAFGALYLVNMNWDFFTFGKMKEKINLSKIDVQAKEKDLEQEKFQQEIKISAAYLNLLASQRLLISQQKNLDRAEIFKKTAVARVKNGLLAGVDSTLATAEVSKAKIALNLARNFVKEQNNKLVDLMGVAPQDFVTDTLFVTQIPKELIKGNAANDSLHPLLQFYKTRIDYSNQQVKLFKRFYYPTMSAFGVLQTRASGFENSYATDQNAFSRNYWDGVNPDRTNYLIGVGITWN; this is encoded by the coding sequence ATGTATTTCAAAAAAATTACCATTTTATTTTTATTGATTTTTGCCTCAATCGGTTACTCTCAAACCCTTTCTTTAAAAGAAGCAGTAAAAACTGGGCTTGAAAACTACGGTTCGATCCGAGCAAAAACCAATTACACCAATGCATCAAAAGAGACTCTAAAACAATCTCGTCGTGATTATCTGCCTAACTTAAATTTGTCAGCGCAGCAAGATTACGGAACTGTAAACGGACAAAACGGACCGCTTTATGGTTTTGGAGGACTTGGAGTTGCTTCATCAGGACTTCCGTTACCTGAACAAAACTGGAACTCAGCATTTGGCGCGCTTTATCTTGTCAACATGAACTGGGATTTTTTCACGTTTGGAAAAATGAAAGAAAAAATCAATTTGTCTAAGATTGATGTTCAGGCCAAAGAAAAAGATTTAGAGCAGGAAAAATTCCAACAGGAAATCAAAATTTCTGCTGCTTATCTTAATTTATTAGCGAGCCAAAGATTATTGATTTCGCAGCAAAAAAATCTAGACCGCGCAGAAATTTTCAAAAAGACAGCTGTTGCCAGAGTTAAAAACGGATTATTAGCTGGCGTAGATTCTACACTAGCAACTGCAGAAGTTTCTAAAGCTAAAATTGCTTTAAACTTAGCTAGAAATTTCGTTAAAGAACAAAACAACAAATTAGTTGATTTGATGGGTGTTGCGCCACAGGATTTTGTTACCGATACTCTTTTTGTAACTCAGATTCCAAAAGAACTAATTAAAGGAAACGCTGCAAATGACAGTCTGCATCCGTTATTGCAATTCTATAAAACGAGAATTGATTACAGCAACCAGCAGGTTAAATTGTTTAAACGTTTTTATTACCCAACAATGAGTGCTTTTGGTGTTTTACAAACTAGAGCTTCAGGATTTGAAAATAGTTATGCAACCGACCAAAATGCTTTCAGCAGAAATTATTGGGACGGCGTAAATCCAGATCGTACAAACTATTTGATTGGAGTTGGAATTACGTGGAATTAA
- a CDS encoding TolC family protein — MQEEYNQADRDLKSQLNFAEDKIKITLENYAEAPIQVDAAKRAYLQKSTLYKNGLTDLTDLTQTMYVLNRAEIDRDIVNNNVWQSFLLKVAATGNFDLFINEF; from the coding sequence TTGCAGGAAGAATACAATCAGGCGGATAGAGATTTAAAATCACAGCTGAATTTTGCCGAAGATAAGATCAAAATTACTTTAGAAAATTATGCCGAAGCGCCTATTCAGGTTGATGCGGCAAAAAGAGCTTATTTGCAAAAATCGACTTTATACAAAAACGGTTTAACCGACTTAACTGATTTAACACAAACAATGTATGTTTTAAATCGTGCGGAAATTGATCGTGATATTGTCAACAATAATGTATGGCAGTCGTTTTTGCTGAAAGTTGCTGCAACGGGCAATTTTGACTTATTTATAAATGAATTTTAA